Proteins found in one Miscanthus floridulus cultivar M001 chromosome 4, ASM1932011v1, whole genome shotgun sequence genomic segment:
- the LOC136551119 gene encoding uncharacterized protein, whose protein sequence is MLLRPLLRRGAAAAAAAAVSSGGARATALPDPPSALASHLLASRSYAKAKGGGKPASSTSNRGKVRAKDPRGVASAGDAAGADFSAGGGGDDIDTEFELPTDPLPPTYDPALDVGPGGRPLFAFTDTFGSFAHRDANVYVDFTLDEWNAVLPEGLPAGMMEEFQETRRCAVMLRKRFLDLRDNFRRIVDPAVTTKLKDTKKQIVLDGPRSCGKSIALAMLVHWARTEGWLVFYVPQGKDWTHGGFFYRNTYSDFFDTPIQAAKILQDFLKYNETRLQKLPCQIFEPIPLGEGAGVGMMKGADTMEMPEGSTLYDLIQTGITHTHASVGVVVRLRKELSLVKDVPVLFAIDQYNSWFTFSDFQEPVTVRSCRSIHAKELTMVNAYRSMLHNDMMVGAFSHSTAVGKLRQELPDVPSDARLIFPRYTLDEAETVCHYYMRQKIIRRENFSEEKWKKIYYLSNGNGAEMRWLAAFV, encoded by the exons ATGCTCCTCCGCCCTCTCCTCCgtcgcggcgccgccgccgccgcagcagccgcgGTATCCTCCGGCGGGGCTCGCGCCACCGCACTCCCCGACCCACCCTCCGCGCTCGCCTCCCATCTCCTCGCCTCCCGATCCTACGCGAAGGCCAAGGGCGGGGGCAAGCCAGCGTCGTCCACGTCAAACCGCGGCAAGGTCCGCGCCAAGGACCCGCGCGGGGTGGCGTCTGCCGGTGATGCCGCCGGGGCCGATTTCTCTGCCGGAGGCGGGGGCGACGACATTGACACCGAGTTCGAGCTGCCCACCGACCCGCTGCCCCCTACATACGACCCAGCTCTCGACGTCGGCCCCGGCGGCCGCCCGCTCTTCGCCTTCACTGACACGTTCGGGTCCTTCGCCCACCGTGACGCGAACGTCTACGTCGACTTCAC TTTGGATGAATGGAATGCTGTTTTACCAGAAGGGTTGCCAGCGGGCATGATGGAAGAGTTTCAGGAGACAAGACGGTGTGCTGTGATGTTGAGGAAGAGGTTCCTAGACCTCCGGGATAACTTCCGTAGGATTGTTGATCCTGCTGTTACAACAAAGCTCAAGG ATACCAAAAAACAAATTGTCTTGGATGGCCCACGGAGTTGTGGTAAAAGCATTGCACTTGCGATGCTTGTCCATTGGGCACGTACTGAAGGATGGCTGGTATTTTATGTTCCACAAGGGAAGGATTGGACTCATGGAGGATTCTTCTATAGAAACACATATAGTGATTTTTTCGATACACCAATACAGGCTGCGAAGATCTTGCAG GATTTTTTGAAGTACAACGAAACACGCTTACAAAAATTACCATGTCAAATTTTTGAGCCTATTCCCCTGGGAGAAGGTGCTGGTGTTGGAATGATGAAAGGGGCTGACACAATGGAAATGCCTGAAGGGTCCACATTATATGATCTCATTCAAACTGGGATAACTCACACGCATGCTTCAGTTGGTGTTGTAGTTCGCTTAAGGAAGGAGCTGTCCCTTGTTAAAGACGTCCCTGTACTGTTTGCCATTGATCAG TACAATAGTTGGTTTACATTCAGTGACTTCCAGGAACCTGTAACTGTCCGATCCTGTCGATCGATCCATGCAAAAGAGCTTACAATG GTCAATGCTTATAGATCAATGTTGCACAATGATATGATGGTGGGGGCCTTTTCACACTCAACAGCAGTTGGCAAACTACGGCAGGAGCTGCCAGATGTTCCTTCTGATGCTCGTTTGATCTTTCCACGTTACACCTTAGATGAAGCTGAGACTGTGTGTCACTATTACAtgag GCAAAAGATCATTCGGCGCGAGAATTTTTCAGAAGAGAAATGGAAAAAGATATATTACTTATCGAATGGAAATGGTGCAGAGATGAGATGGCTTGCTGCCTTTGTTTGA